In Mercenaria mercenaria strain notata chromosome 15, MADL_Memer_1, whole genome shotgun sequence, a single genomic region encodes these proteins:
- the LOC128549010 gene encoding sushi, von Willebrand factor type A, EGF and pentraxin domain-containing protein 1-like isoform X1, which yields MMAAHNNFVYSLIILCVFVGVLDSTQTNKRIEIKALQPHHTADECRITPLLQSSVGSTARCNKFVGRYVDGPFVKNLTVCHITKNETVLQYQCVEGSWKLTTGTDFHLRSRRFPWGALFGLLTAAVKLVTVVYCTEKYGNVECKETEVEPKDLVAPTYTTCPPADIQSLYTASRKQKTVQVTWTDPTATDDEELISNEQTCCQNKKGEEFQGLPGAGLPHSITYTAKDNYRLSATCNFNFVVTYLSCNEPDIPTNGRKVSCPDGYIYGGECTFECYTGYEMVGSDTATCQQDETWDNTPICQKVVCDAPFELTNGKVACDDPSYPFDDDCMFTCDDGFKLTGSTKMTCKADKTWSVDASQVSCIDDDSPVIECTTTQVFYADRGSFYTSVTWDVPTATDNVDPNPSIIQISGPSQGQVLSEGFHSVEYKATDSEGNSHPALSECTIVIEVKVIRCSTGPTDALDEPRFMTYNCSDTSFYNGVACYLDCELNLPLNGTDYMTCEYDGSTDKGVWNWGTGHQPVCEVVECPALDPPGNGAFTTDSVNARPLHVMFCQNGYDISSVGSEFHGRLSCQDSGEWYPLDAFPDCIVSILPWLNLPAELYYEGNCNDEATKNEIKQKVLEYLAGVQADVDKSICPDVNTCKVENVVVVCGEISGRKRRSSGKHIIHKRNTDYASVTFDIKVLFEQGNKTTQDAYIGLLDVLNAIKDLIQEDVNNGELNVYTDLTLSQSDGFVTADNPNLLCDSGYKVDTGSSSCKPCPPGTYLDSGTGNCEYCGIGEYMDHAGAIECNACPESHSTLSTGSKDISKCIKLCSPGFFSSSTMEPCSACEVGNYQPQEGQIECMACPSGTATNKTGSTSADYCDYFDISVDTLPQRTDIGSFSTDEITVISASVWLKLCNNENSDLSIFIADSAGDIIHLNFSNTISIQAGTSNAIQTSNTLSWKHWTHIISTVDIASGTLKLYVDETLVVDETGVSVTPRPVTAGSIHILSGLKGMYISGLVLYGRHLSNVDMTSLSQTCAVTSNDEIFSMTNVLPNIVEGIVVITPTTCDPVDECASEPCGDHTCINMVNEFQCICHGGMTGELCTVHPDYCLGNACVNGTCVPENGTYTCSCNNGYSGAFCDTPPVNGGWSQWVEWSGCDVTCDGGTGLETEIATILLPFYG from the exons GCGCTTCAACCGCACCACACAGCTGACGAATGTAGGATTACACCATTGCTTCAGTCCTCTGTAGGTAGTACGGCGAGATGTAACAAATTTGTTGGCAGATATGTGGACGGACCATTCGTCAAAAACCTCACCGTATGTCACATAACgaaaaatgaaactgttttgcAATATCAATGTGTTGAAGGCTCGTGGAAACTTACAACAGGAACAG ATTTCCATCTTCGGAGTAGAAGATTCCCTTGGGGTGCCCTTTTTGGTTTATTAACGGCCGCTGTAAAATTGGTTACTGTAGTATACTGTACCGAAAAATATGGAAACGTGGAATGTAAAGAAACAG AGGTAGAGCCAAAAGACCTTGTTGCACCAACCTATACAACCTGTCCACCAGCTGATATCCAGTCTCTCTATACGGCCAGTAGGAAGCAAAAGACTGTACAAGTCACGTGGACGGATCCTACTGCAACGGACGACGAAGAACTTATCTC AAATGAACAGACTTGTTGTCAGAATAAGAAAGGTGAAGAATTCCAAGGACTGCCAGGCGCTGGTCTTCCTCACAGTATAACTTATACAGCAAAAGACAACTATAGACTTTCCGCAACTTGCAACTTCAACTTTGTCGTGACAT ATCTGAGTTGCAATGAACCAGATATACCAACTAATGGCAGGAAGGTGTCATGTCCGGATGGTTATATATACGGAGGAGAATGCACTTTTGAGTGTTACACTGGTTATGAGATGGTCGGAAGTGATACAGCCACGTGTCAACAGGATGAGACATGGGATAACACTCCTATATGTCAAA AGGTTGTATGTGACGCACCATTTGAATTAACTAATGGAAAAGTAGCATGTGATGATCCAAGTTATCCTTTTGATGACGACTGTATGTTTACATGTGACGATGGTTTTAAACTAACTGGATCAACAAAAATGACATGCAAGGCGGACAAAACTTGGTCAGTGGATGCTTCTCAAGTAAGCTGTATCG ATGATGATTCGCCAGTGATAGAATGCACTACTACTCAAGTGTTCTATGCTGACCGCGGGagtttttatacttctgtcacgTGGGATGTGCCAACAGCAACAGATAACGTCGATCCGAATCCATCCATTATACAAATATCAGGTCCTTCTCAAGGTCAAGTCTTGTCAGAAGGTTTTCACTCTGTGGAGTACAAAGCGACTGATAGCGAAGGCAACTCGCACCCAGCACTGTCCGAATGTACCATTGTGATTGAAGTGAAAG TAATTAGGTGTTCAACTGGTCCCACGGATGCTTTAGACGAGCCCCGTTTTATGACGTATAACTGCAGCGATACGTCGTTCTATAACGGTGTGGCCTGTTATCTTGACTGTGAACTGAACTTGCCCTTGAACGGAACCGATTATATGACATGTGAATATGATGGAAGTACTGACAAAGGGGTTTGGAACTGGGGAACCGGACACCAGCCAGTGTGTGAAG TCGTCGAATGCCCTGCTTTAGACCCTCCTGGTAACGGCGCTTTTACGACAGATTCTGTAAATGCGAGACCCCTTCACgttatgttttgtcaaaatggttACGACATATCGTCCGTTGGATCTGAATTCCATGGGAGGTTATCGTGTCAAGACAGTGGAGAGTGGTATCCCTTGGACGCTTTTCCTGACTGCATTG TGTCCATACTTCCGTGGTTAAACTTGCCGGCAGAACTCTACTATGAAGGAAATTGCAATGACGAAGCGACAAAAAATGAGATCAAGCAGAAAGTTTTAGAGTACCTAGCAGGAGTGCAGGCTGACGTGGATAAATCAATATGTCCTGATGTCAACACCTGCAAAGTAGAAAATGTTGTTGTCGTCTGCGGGGAAATTTCTGGTAGAAAACGACGATCATCTGGGAAGCATATTATTCACAAGCGTAATACTGATTATGCTTCAGTCACTTTTGACATAAAGGTACTTTTTGAACAAGGAAACAAGACTACACAAGACGCCTATATCGGACTTTTGGACGTACTGAATGCCATTAAAGACTTGATACAAGAGGATGTGAACAACGGTGAATTGAATGTGTATACAGATTtaaccttgtcacaaagtgacggGTTTGTGACTGCTGATAACCCGAATTTACTTTGCGATTCTGGATACAAAGTAGATACAGGAAGTTCATCATGCA AACCCTGTCCTCCAGGTACATACTTAGATTCGGGAACAGGAAACTGCGAGTACTGTGGTATCGGCGAGTACATGGACCATGCAGGTGCCATTGAATGTAATGCTTGTCCTGAAAGCCATAGCACCTTGTCAACAGGATCTAAGGACATAAGCAAATGTATCA AATTGTGCAGTCCAGGATTCTTCTCAAGTTCTACAATGGAACCATGTTCTGCTTGTGAAGTTGGTAACTATCAGCCCCAGGAAGGCCAAATAGAGTGCATGGCGTGCCCGTCTGGAACTGCCACAAACAAAACTGGCAGTACTTCCGCTGACTATTGCGATTACTTTGACATTTCTGTGGATACATTGCCTCAGAGAACAGATATTGGCTCTTTTTCTACAGACGAAATCACGGTCATTTCAGCGTCGGTTTGGCTGAAACTTTGCAATAACGAGAATTCagatttatcaatttttattgcGGATTCAGCAGGCGATATTAtacatttgaatttttccaaTACAATTTCAATTCAAGCCGGCACCag CAATGCCATACAGACAAGCAATACATTGTCATGGAAACATTGGACTCACATCATAAGTACTGTAGACATAGCTTCGGGAACCCTGAAGCTGTATGTTGATGAAACATTGGTGGTTGATGAGACAGGAGTTTCAGTTACCCCTAGGCCTGTCACTGCTGGCAGTATCCATATACTCTCGGGTTTGAAAG GAATGTACATTTCTGGTTTAGTTCTGTATGGTCGCCATTTAAGTAACGTTGATATGACTTCACTATCCCAGACATGCGCAGTGACATCAAATGATGAAATATTCTCGATGACAAACGTTTTGCCCAATATTGTAGAAGGAATTGTTGTCATAACACCAACAACATGTGACC cGGTTGATGAGTGTGCTAGTGAACCGTGTGGCGATCACACGTGCATCAACATGGTTAATGAATTCCAATGTATATGCCACGGAGGAATGACAGGCGAGTTGTGTACTGTCCACCCGGACTACTGTCTCGGCAACGCCTGTGTTAATGGTACCTGTGTACCTGAAAATGGAACATATACATGTAGCTGCAATAATGGGTATAGCGGAGCATTTTGTGACACACCTCCAG TGAACGGAGGATGGTCACAGTGGGTTGAATGGAGTGGATGTGACGTCACATGCGATGGTGGTACCGGTCTAGAAACAGAAATTGCAACAATCCTCCTCCCGTTTTATGGGTAA
- the LOC128549010 gene encoding sushi, von Willebrand factor type A, EGF and pentraxin domain-containing protein 1-like isoform X3, producing MMAAHNNFVYSLIILCVFVGVLDSTQTNKRIEIKALQPHHTADECRITPLLQSSVGSTARCNKFVGRYVDGPFVKNLTVCHITKNETVLQYQCVEGSWKLTTGTDFHLRSRRFPWGALFGLLTAAVKLVTVVYCTEKYGNVECKETEVEPKDLVAPTYTTCPPADIQSLYTASRKQKTVQVTWTDPTATDDEELISNEQTCCQNKKGEEFQGLPGAGLPHSITYTAKDNYRLSATCNFNFVVTYLSCNEPDIPTNGRKVSCPDGYIYGGECTFECYTGYEMVGSDTATCQQDETWDNTPICQKVVCDAPFELTNGKVACDDPSYPFDDDCMFTCDDGFKLTGSTKMTCKADKTWSVDASQVSCIDDDSPVIECTTTQVFYADRGSFYTSVTWDVPTATDNVDPNPSIIQISGPSQGQVLSEGFHSVEYKATDSEGNSHPALSECTIVIEVKVIRCSTGPTDALDEPRFMTYNCSDTSFYNGVACYLDCELNLPLNGTDYMTCEYDGSTDKGVWNWGTGHQPVCEVVECPALDPPGNGAFTTDSVNARPLHVMFCQNGYDISSVGSEFHGRLSCQDSGEWYPLDAFPDCIVSILPWLNLPAELYYEGNCNDEATKNEIKQKVLEYLAGVQADVDKSICPDVNTCKVENVVVVCGEISGRKRRSSGKHIIHKRNTDYASVTFDIKVLFEQGNKTTQDAYIGLLDVLNAIKDLIQEDVNNGELNVYTDLTLSQSDGFVTADNPNLLCDSGYKVDTGSSSCSTYLDSGTGNCEYCGIGEYMDHAGAIECNACPESHSTLSTGSKDISKCIKLCSPGFFSSSTMEPCSACEVGNYQPQEGQIECMACPSGTATNKTGSTSADYCDYFDISVDTLPQRTDIGSFSTDEITVISASVWLKLCNNENSDLSIFIADSAGDIIHLNFSNTISIQAGTSNAIQTSNTLSWKHWTHIISTVDIASGTLKLYVDETLVVDETGVSVTPRPVTAGSIHILSGLKGMYISGLVLYGRHLSNVDMTSLSQTCAVTSNDEIFSMTNVLPNIVEGIVVITPTTCDPVDECASEPCGDHTCINMVNEFQCICHGGMTGELCTVHPDYCLGNACVNGTCVPENGTYTCSCNNGYSGAFCDTPPVNGGWSQWVEWSGCDVTCDGGTGLETEIATILLPFYG from the exons GCGCTTCAACCGCACCACACAGCTGACGAATGTAGGATTACACCATTGCTTCAGTCCTCTGTAGGTAGTACGGCGAGATGTAACAAATTTGTTGGCAGATATGTGGACGGACCATTCGTCAAAAACCTCACCGTATGTCACATAACgaaaaatgaaactgttttgcAATATCAATGTGTTGAAGGCTCGTGGAAACTTACAACAGGAACAG ATTTCCATCTTCGGAGTAGAAGATTCCCTTGGGGTGCCCTTTTTGGTTTATTAACGGCCGCTGTAAAATTGGTTACTGTAGTATACTGTACCGAAAAATATGGAAACGTGGAATGTAAAGAAACAG AGGTAGAGCCAAAAGACCTTGTTGCACCAACCTATACAACCTGTCCACCAGCTGATATCCAGTCTCTCTATACGGCCAGTAGGAAGCAAAAGACTGTACAAGTCACGTGGACGGATCCTACTGCAACGGACGACGAAGAACTTATCTC AAATGAACAGACTTGTTGTCAGAATAAGAAAGGTGAAGAATTCCAAGGACTGCCAGGCGCTGGTCTTCCTCACAGTATAACTTATACAGCAAAAGACAACTATAGACTTTCCGCAACTTGCAACTTCAACTTTGTCGTGACAT ATCTGAGTTGCAATGAACCAGATATACCAACTAATGGCAGGAAGGTGTCATGTCCGGATGGTTATATATACGGAGGAGAATGCACTTTTGAGTGTTACACTGGTTATGAGATGGTCGGAAGTGATACAGCCACGTGTCAACAGGATGAGACATGGGATAACACTCCTATATGTCAAA AGGTTGTATGTGACGCACCATTTGAATTAACTAATGGAAAAGTAGCATGTGATGATCCAAGTTATCCTTTTGATGACGACTGTATGTTTACATGTGACGATGGTTTTAAACTAACTGGATCAACAAAAATGACATGCAAGGCGGACAAAACTTGGTCAGTGGATGCTTCTCAAGTAAGCTGTATCG ATGATGATTCGCCAGTGATAGAATGCACTACTACTCAAGTGTTCTATGCTGACCGCGGGagtttttatacttctgtcacgTGGGATGTGCCAACAGCAACAGATAACGTCGATCCGAATCCATCCATTATACAAATATCAGGTCCTTCTCAAGGTCAAGTCTTGTCAGAAGGTTTTCACTCTGTGGAGTACAAAGCGACTGATAGCGAAGGCAACTCGCACCCAGCACTGTCCGAATGTACCATTGTGATTGAAGTGAAAG TAATTAGGTGTTCAACTGGTCCCACGGATGCTTTAGACGAGCCCCGTTTTATGACGTATAACTGCAGCGATACGTCGTTCTATAACGGTGTGGCCTGTTATCTTGACTGTGAACTGAACTTGCCCTTGAACGGAACCGATTATATGACATGTGAATATGATGGAAGTACTGACAAAGGGGTTTGGAACTGGGGAACCGGACACCAGCCAGTGTGTGAAG TCGTCGAATGCCCTGCTTTAGACCCTCCTGGTAACGGCGCTTTTACGACAGATTCTGTAAATGCGAGACCCCTTCACgttatgttttgtcaaaatggttACGACATATCGTCCGTTGGATCTGAATTCCATGGGAGGTTATCGTGTCAAGACAGTGGAGAGTGGTATCCCTTGGACGCTTTTCCTGACTGCATTG TGTCCATACTTCCGTGGTTAAACTTGCCGGCAGAACTCTACTATGAAGGAAATTGCAATGACGAAGCGACAAAAAATGAGATCAAGCAGAAAGTTTTAGAGTACCTAGCAGGAGTGCAGGCTGACGTGGATAAATCAATATGTCCTGATGTCAACACCTGCAAAGTAGAAAATGTTGTTGTCGTCTGCGGGGAAATTTCTGGTAGAAAACGACGATCATCTGGGAAGCATATTATTCACAAGCGTAATACTGATTATGCTTCAGTCACTTTTGACATAAAGGTACTTTTTGAACAAGGAAACAAGACTACACAAGACGCCTATATCGGACTTTTGGACGTACTGAATGCCATTAAAGACTTGATACAAGAGGATGTGAACAACGGTGAATTGAATGTGTATACAGATTtaaccttgtcacaaagtgacggGTTTGTGACTGCTGATAACCCGAATTTACTTTGCGATTCTGGATACAAAGTAGATACAGGAAGTTCATCATGCA GTACATACTTAGATTCGGGAACAGGAAACTGCGAGTACTGTGGTATCGGCGAGTACATGGACCATGCAGGTGCCATTGAATGTAATGCTTGTCCTGAAAGCCATAGCACCTTGTCAACAGGATCTAAGGACATAAGCAAATGTATCA AATTGTGCAGTCCAGGATTCTTCTCAAGTTCTACAATGGAACCATGTTCTGCTTGTGAAGTTGGTAACTATCAGCCCCAGGAAGGCCAAATAGAGTGCATGGCGTGCCCGTCTGGAACTGCCACAAACAAAACTGGCAGTACTTCCGCTGACTATTGCGATTACTTTGACATTTCTGTGGATACATTGCCTCAGAGAACAGATATTGGCTCTTTTTCTACAGACGAAATCACGGTCATTTCAGCGTCGGTTTGGCTGAAACTTTGCAATAACGAGAATTCagatttatcaatttttattgcGGATTCAGCAGGCGATATTAtacatttgaatttttccaaTACAATTTCAATTCAAGCCGGCACCag CAATGCCATACAGACAAGCAATACATTGTCATGGAAACATTGGACTCACATCATAAGTACTGTAGACATAGCTTCGGGAACCCTGAAGCTGTATGTTGATGAAACATTGGTGGTTGATGAGACAGGAGTTTCAGTTACCCCTAGGCCTGTCACTGCTGGCAGTATCCATATACTCTCGGGTTTGAAAG GAATGTACATTTCTGGTTTAGTTCTGTATGGTCGCCATTTAAGTAACGTTGATATGACTTCACTATCCCAGACATGCGCAGTGACATCAAATGATGAAATATTCTCGATGACAAACGTTTTGCCCAATATTGTAGAAGGAATTGTTGTCATAACACCAACAACATGTGACC cGGTTGATGAGTGTGCTAGTGAACCGTGTGGCGATCACACGTGCATCAACATGGTTAATGAATTCCAATGTATATGCCACGGAGGAATGACAGGCGAGTTGTGTACTGTCCACCCGGACTACTGTCTCGGCAACGCCTGTGTTAATGGTACCTGTGTACCTGAAAATGGAACATATACATGTAGCTGCAATAATGGGTATAGCGGAGCATTTTGTGACACACCTCCAG TGAACGGAGGATGGTCACAGTGGGTTGAATGGAGTGGATGTGACGTCACATGCGATGGTGGTACCGGTCTAGAAACAGAAATTGCAACAATCCTCCTCCCGTTTTATGGGTAA
- the LOC128549010 gene encoding sushi, von Willebrand factor type A, EGF and pentraxin domain-containing protein 1-like isoform X2 translates to MMANYKSCVYVLIIICMCASVAYSTPKINQIEIKALQPHHTADECRITPLLQSSVGSTARCNKFVGRYVDGPFVKNLTVCHITKNETVLQYQCVEGSWKLTTGTDFHLRSRRFPWGALFGLLTAAVKLVTVVYCTEKYGNVECKETEVEPKDLVAPTYTTCPPADIQSLYTASRKQKTVQVTWTDPTATDDEELISNEQTCCQNKKGEEFQGLPGAGLPHSITYTAKDNYRLSATCNFNFVVTYLSCNEPDIPTNGRKVSCPDGYIYGGECTFECYTGYEMVGSDTATCQQDETWDNTPICQKVVCDAPFELTNGKVACDDPSYPFDDDCMFTCDDGFKLTGSTKMTCKADKTWSVDASQVSCIDDDSPVIECTTTQVFYADRGSFYTSVTWDVPTATDNVDPNPSIIQISGPSQGQVLSEGFHSVEYKATDSEGNSHPALSECTIVIEVKVIRCSTGPTDALDEPRFMTYNCSDTSFYNGVACYLDCELNLPLNGTDYMTCEYDGSTDKGVWNWGTGHQPVCEVVECPALDPPGNGAFTTDSVNARPLHVMFCQNGYDISSVGSEFHGRLSCQDSGEWYPLDAFPDCIVSILPWLNLPAELYYEGNCNDEATKNEIKQKVLEYLAGVQADVDKSICPDVNTCKVENVVVVCGEISGRKRRSSGKHIIHKRNTDYASVTFDIKVLFEQGNKTTQDAYIGLLDVLNAIKDLIQEDVNNGELNVYTDLTLSQSDGFVTADNPNLLCDSGYKVDTGSSSCKPCPPGTYLDSGTGNCEYCGIGEYMDHAGAIECNACPESHSTLSTGSKDISKCIKLCSPGFFSSSTMEPCSACEVGNYQPQEGQIECMACPSGTATNKTGSTSADYCDYFDISVDTLPQRTDIGSFSTDEITVISASVWLKLCNNENSDLSIFIADSAGDIIHLNFSNTISIQAGTSNAIQTSNTLSWKHWTHIISTVDIASGTLKLYVDETLVVDETGVSVTPRPVTAGSIHILSGLKGMYISGLVLYGRHLSNVDMTSLSQTCAVTSNDEIFSMTNVLPNIVEGIVVITPTTCDPVDECASEPCGDHTCINMVNEFQCICHGGMTGELCTVHPDYCLGNACVNGTCVPENGTYTCSCNNGYSGAFCDTPPVNGGWSQWVEWSGCDVTCDGGTGLETEIATILLPFYG, encoded by the exons GCGCTTCAACCGCACCACACAGCTGACGAATGTAGGATTACACCATTGCTTCAGTCCTCTGTAGGTAGTACGGCGAGATGTAACAAATTTGTTGGCAGATATGTGGACGGACCATTCGTCAAAAACCTCACCGTATGTCACATAACgaaaaatgaaactgttttgcAATATCAATGTGTTGAAGGCTCGTGGAAACTTACAACAGGAACAG ATTTCCATCTTCGGAGTAGAAGATTCCCTTGGGGTGCCCTTTTTGGTTTATTAACGGCCGCTGTAAAATTGGTTACTGTAGTATACTGTACCGAAAAATATGGAAACGTGGAATGTAAAGAAACAG AGGTAGAGCCAAAAGACCTTGTTGCACCAACCTATACAACCTGTCCACCAGCTGATATCCAGTCTCTCTATACGGCCAGTAGGAAGCAAAAGACTGTACAAGTCACGTGGACGGATCCTACTGCAACGGACGACGAAGAACTTATCTC AAATGAACAGACTTGTTGTCAGAATAAGAAAGGTGAAGAATTCCAAGGACTGCCAGGCGCTGGTCTTCCTCACAGTATAACTTATACAGCAAAAGACAACTATAGACTTTCCGCAACTTGCAACTTCAACTTTGTCGTGACAT ATCTGAGTTGCAATGAACCAGATATACCAACTAATGGCAGGAAGGTGTCATGTCCGGATGGTTATATATACGGAGGAGAATGCACTTTTGAGTGTTACACTGGTTATGAGATGGTCGGAAGTGATACAGCCACGTGTCAACAGGATGAGACATGGGATAACACTCCTATATGTCAAA AGGTTGTATGTGACGCACCATTTGAATTAACTAATGGAAAAGTAGCATGTGATGATCCAAGTTATCCTTTTGATGACGACTGTATGTTTACATGTGACGATGGTTTTAAACTAACTGGATCAACAAAAATGACATGCAAGGCGGACAAAACTTGGTCAGTGGATGCTTCTCAAGTAAGCTGTATCG ATGATGATTCGCCAGTGATAGAATGCACTACTACTCAAGTGTTCTATGCTGACCGCGGGagtttttatacttctgtcacgTGGGATGTGCCAACAGCAACAGATAACGTCGATCCGAATCCATCCATTATACAAATATCAGGTCCTTCTCAAGGTCAAGTCTTGTCAGAAGGTTTTCACTCTGTGGAGTACAAAGCGACTGATAGCGAAGGCAACTCGCACCCAGCACTGTCCGAATGTACCATTGTGATTGAAGTGAAAG TAATTAGGTGTTCAACTGGTCCCACGGATGCTTTAGACGAGCCCCGTTTTATGACGTATAACTGCAGCGATACGTCGTTCTATAACGGTGTGGCCTGTTATCTTGACTGTGAACTGAACTTGCCCTTGAACGGAACCGATTATATGACATGTGAATATGATGGAAGTACTGACAAAGGGGTTTGGAACTGGGGAACCGGACACCAGCCAGTGTGTGAAG TCGTCGAATGCCCTGCTTTAGACCCTCCTGGTAACGGCGCTTTTACGACAGATTCTGTAAATGCGAGACCCCTTCACgttatgttttgtcaaaatggttACGACATATCGTCCGTTGGATCTGAATTCCATGGGAGGTTATCGTGTCAAGACAGTGGAGAGTGGTATCCCTTGGACGCTTTTCCTGACTGCATTG TGTCCATACTTCCGTGGTTAAACTTGCCGGCAGAACTCTACTATGAAGGAAATTGCAATGACGAAGCGACAAAAAATGAGATCAAGCAGAAAGTTTTAGAGTACCTAGCAGGAGTGCAGGCTGACGTGGATAAATCAATATGTCCTGATGTCAACACCTGCAAAGTAGAAAATGTTGTTGTCGTCTGCGGGGAAATTTCTGGTAGAAAACGACGATCATCTGGGAAGCATATTATTCACAAGCGTAATACTGATTATGCTTCAGTCACTTTTGACATAAAGGTACTTTTTGAACAAGGAAACAAGACTACACAAGACGCCTATATCGGACTTTTGGACGTACTGAATGCCATTAAAGACTTGATACAAGAGGATGTGAACAACGGTGAATTGAATGTGTATACAGATTtaaccttgtcacaaagtgacggGTTTGTGACTGCTGATAACCCGAATTTACTTTGCGATTCTGGATACAAAGTAGATACAGGAAGTTCATCATGCA AACCCTGTCCTCCAGGTACATACTTAGATTCGGGAACAGGAAACTGCGAGTACTGTGGTATCGGCGAGTACATGGACCATGCAGGTGCCATTGAATGTAATGCTTGTCCTGAAAGCCATAGCACCTTGTCAACAGGATCTAAGGACATAAGCAAATGTATCA AATTGTGCAGTCCAGGATTCTTCTCAAGTTCTACAATGGAACCATGTTCTGCTTGTGAAGTTGGTAACTATCAGCCCCAGGAAGGCCAAATAGAGTGCATGGCGTGCCCGTCTGGAACTGCCACAAACAAAACTGGCAGTACTTCCGCTGACTATTGCGATTACTTTGACATTTCTGTGGATACATTGCCTCAGAGAACAGATATTGGCTCTTTTTCTACAGACGAAATCACGGTCATTTCAGCGTCGGTTTGGCTGAAACTTTGCAATAACGAGAATTCagatttatcaatttttattgcGGATTCAGCAGGCGATATTAtacatttgaatttttccaaTACAATTTCAATTCAAGCCGGCACCag CAATGCCATACAGACAAGCAATACATTGTCATGGAAACATTGGACTCACATCATAAGTACTGTAGACATAGCTTCGGGAACCCTGAAGCTGTATGTTGATGAAACATTGGTGGTTGATGAGACAGGAGTTTCAGTTACCCCTAGGCCTGTCACTGCTGGCAGTATCCATATACTCTCGGGTTTGAAAG GAATGTACATTTCTGGTTTAGTTCTGTATGGTCGCCATTTAAGTAACGTTGATATGACTTCACTATCCCAGACATGCGCAGTGACATCAAATGATGAAATATTCTCGATGACAAACGTTTTGCCCAATATTGTAGAAGGAATTGTTGTCATAACACCAACAACATGTGACC cGGTTGATGAGTGTGCTAGTGAACCGTGTGGCGATCACACGTGCATCAACATGGTTAATGAATTCCAATGTATATGCCACGGAGGAATGACAGGCGAGTTGTGTACTGTCCACCCGGACTACTGTCTCGGCAACGCCTGTGTTAATGGTACCTGTGTACCTGAAAATGGAACATATACATGTAGCTGCAATAATGGGTATAGCGGAGCATTTTGTGACACACCTCCAG TGAACGGAGGATGGTCACAGTGGGTTGAATGGAGTGGATGTGACGTCACATGCGATGGTGGTACCGGTCTAGAAACAGAAATTGCAACAATCCTCCTCCCGTTTTATGGGTAA